A window of the Citrus sinensis cultivar Valencia sweet orange chromosome 9, DVS_A1.0, whole genome shotgun sequence genome harbors these coding sequences:
- the LOC102630342 gene encoding probable long-chain-alcohol O-fatty-acyltransferase 1, producing MGGELKNLIKVWILAISCLSYCYLIASKFPKGLLRLISLFPVFYLFIILPLNLSSIHFCGVTSFFLVWLANFKLLLFAFDQGPLSSQLHHKLFHFILVACLPIKFKPNPPQGIVTKPHQQSTQKSYQVPLKSLLLVTKLLLLLSIFYAYEYRQHLHQYVVLALYCCHVYLELELILALCSTPARVLGFALEPQFNEPYLATSLQDFWGRRWNLMVTSILRPTVYDPVQYICRRNKVGHMWPQLLGVVATFIVSGLMHEVIYYYLTRVPPSWEVTWFFVLHGVCVAIEVWLKKKLIKRCGRLPRAVSGALVLIFVAATGLWLFFAQIFRNKLEEKVITEVFFSLDFVRSIMT from the coding sequence ATGGGTGGCGAGCTCAAGAACTTGATCAAGGTATGGATTCTAGCAATTTCATGTTTGAGTTATTGTTACCTGATAGCATCAAAATTCCCGAAAGGACTTTTAAGGCTCATCTCTCTCTTTCCCGTCTTCTACCTCTTCATCATCCTCCCTCTAAATCTTTCCTCCATACATTTTTGTGGCGTCACATCCTTCTTCCTTGTTTGGCTTGCCAACTTCAAACTCCTGCTTTTCGCTTTTGACCAAGGCCCTTTGTCATCTCAACTCCATCATAAACTTTTCCATTTCATATTGGTAGCCTGTCTCCcgataaaattcaaaccaaacccGCCTCAAGGTATTGTTACAAAGCCTCATCAACAAAGCAcccaaaaatcatatcaaGTGCCGTTAAAGTCACTTTTACTTGTAACAAAGTTGTTACTTCTATTGTCaatattttatgcttatgaaTATAGACAGCATCTACACCAATACGTGGTCTTAGCCCTATATTGTTGCCACGTTTATCTTGAGCTAGAACTGATCCTAGCCTTGTGTTCAACCCCGGCTCGGGTCCTTGGCTTTGCGCTCGAGCCACAATTCAATGAACCCTATCTAGCCACCTCACTGCAGGACTTCTGGGGCCGTAGATGGAACCTAATGGTCACAAGTATCCTACGTCCCACCGTATACGATCCGGTACAATATATTTGTAGACGTAATAAAGTCGGGCACATGTGGCCGCAATTGTTGGGTGTCGTTGCCACTTTTATTGTGTCGGGACTAATGCACGaggtaatttattattatctaacACGTGTGCCACCCTCGTGGGAGGTGACGTGGTTTTTTGTCCTTCATGGGGTATGTGTAGCTATCGAGGTTTGGCTCAAGAAGAAGTTGATCAAGCGATGTGGCCGGCTGCCCCGGGCAGTTTCAGGAGCTTTAGTGTTGATATTTGTGGCGGCAACCGGTTTGTGGCTGTTCTTCGCCCAAATATTCAGAAACAAATTGGAGGAAAAGGTCATAACGGAGgtcttcttttctttagattttGTAAGAAGCATTATGACGTAA